The region ACCGGCCAAGGAGACAAATGAAGTGAGGGCTGCGCCTTTTTGGCCGCGCTCTTCTTTTTCTACCTGAACAATGATTTCTTGACCTTCACGCAAGGCATCCTTAATGGAGGCGTTGCGAACGTCAATACCTTCTTTGAAATACGTTCTGGCAACTTCTTTAAATGGTAAGAAGCCGTGACGCTCTTCACCGTAATTGACAAAACATGCCTCTAAAGAGGGTTCAATGCGGGTAATGACACCTTTGTAAATGTTGCCTTTGCGTTGTTCACGGCCGGCAGCTTCAATATCGATATCAATGAGTTTTTGACCATCAACGATGGCAACTCGCAACTCTTCTTGTTGAGTTGCATTAAACAACATGCGTTTCATAACACTCTCCTATGGGGGAGGGCGTCGCTGCGGCGTTGCGCTAGGGGACAGGTTAGGTGCCGCCAAGGATTAAACCTTGAGCGGTTTACTAGTGTGGATCATGCAAATCTAGGCCTTTTTGACCTAGTTCACCAAATTAACGGTTGGTTAAATCGGTGCCACACTTGACGATCGCCGCAGAGACCTCCTTTAGGTCATCAATGCAGGCGCGCGCCTGAAAACTGTCTTCTAATCGCGGGTCGCGGCATACGGCACACCAACCCTGCGCCTCATTACAACGGGGGAGGGGCAACCCCGGGAGTCTATTAAAGGGCGACTCCAAGCTCCACGATTCAAACCTGACTTCAGGTTGGTCTCGGGCCAATAAATTGGCTAGAGCGTTGATTATACGGCACAAGTTGAATGACAATGGGGTATCGTTGAGTCCCTTGCCATCCTCTATTGGGGTGACAAGAGAGATAAATCATGAAACCCAGTCCCATACCCAAGCCTTCCAAGACCCAATCTGCCCCACCGGCAGTCCATTTGCAGACAATCGGCCCTGAAGAGGCTGGCCAGCGTTTGGATAATTACTTGCTACGTTGGGCCAAAGGGGTCCCCAAAAGTCACGTTTATCGGATTATTCGCTCAGGTGAAGTCCGAGTAAATAAGAAGCGAGCTGAGCCCACTACCCGGCTGGTTGAGGGGGATGTGGTTAGAGTTCCTCCTGTCAGAATTGCTGAGCCTGCCCAGATGGCGGCTGTTAATACCGCCCAGACCAAGTCCCGTGCGCAGGGCTATTCCGACAAAATGCCCATCCTGTTTGAAGATGAGGCACTCCTGATTGTGAATAAACCAGCGGGATTGGCGGTTCATGGCGGCTCAGGAATTGCTTTGGGGGTGATTGAAACCCTTCGAATTACTCGTCCCGAGTTGAAGTTTTTGGAATTAGTGCATCGCTTGGATCGCGATACCTCCGGAGTTCTACTCTTAGCTAAGAAACGGAGTGCTCTCGTTGAATTGCATCGCCAGATTCGTGAAGGCCAAACAGACAAGCGCTACTACTTGCTTGCACATGGTGAAATCGAGCAGGGCGCGCAAGTGATGCAACTGAAATATCCGCTTCATAAGTATTTACTGGCAAATGGTGAGCGGCGCGTTCGTGTTGATCCGGACGGATTGCCTAGTCACACCGCATTACGAGTGACTCAAGTATTCAAGCGGGAAGGTGCTGCGATCACATTGGCTGAGGCTCAGTTAAAAACAGGGCGCACCCATCAGATTCGAGTACATCTTCTAAAGCTAGGACACGCTATTTTGGGTGATGATAAGTATGGATTTGAAGATCAAGATAAGTTACTCAAATCCAAGCGACTCTATCTGCATGCCCATCTGGCCGGCTTTACGCACCCACGTACCGGTGAAAAAATGCGCATTGAATCACCTTTGCCATCAGAATTTGCAGCCATGATGAAAACCTTTGATGTTGCTGATGTAAGTGAATGACGCAAACTAATAAACCAGAACGTCGATATGACTTGATTGTGTGGGACTGGGATGGAACCATTATGGATTCCACGCCCACCATCGTGTATTGCATTCAGCAGGCGTGCCGGGATCTGGGTTTTAAAGAGCCAGATGACACGTTGGCTAGTTCAGTGATTGGATTGGGTATTCATGATTCATTGCGACGAGCAGTTCCTTGGATTGAGCCAATTCATTTTCAAAAATTGACGGATCGTTTTCGCTATCACTACTTGGCAAAAGATCATGAGCTTGATTTATTCGTCGGTATCCGTGAATTGCTTGAGGAACTCCGCGCCGACAATTATCTCTTGGGTGTAGCAACAGGTAAGTCGCGTGTTGGCTTAGATCGGTCTTTGAAGCATCATCAAATTGGCCATCTTTTTCATGAAACACGCACTGCAGATGAGTCATTCTCTAAGCCCCATCCTGGAATGCTCTTAGAGCTTTCAGATGTATTGCAAGTACCCACAAGGCGCATACTCATGATTGGCGATACCACCCATGATTTAGATATGGCTGCTAATGCTGGGGTTGATGCAGTCGCTGTGACCTATGGCGCTCATCCACCCGATACGCTAAAAACTTCGCAGTCATTGACCCATGTGGATGATGTGACTCAATTATCAGCATGGCTTAAATCAAATTTGACAGCCCCACTGAAGTAATAAAAGCTAATAGTAGTTAATCTTGAAATACTAAGGAATAGTAAAAATGGAAAATAATCCAAATCCCAACTGGGAACGCCAAGCGCTAGAGCACTTGCTTTTGGAGAGCTTAAAAGAGACACGAAAAGCCCGCCGCTGGAAAGCAGTCATGCGAGTGCTAACCTTGTTGGTTATCGTAGGGGTTCTTCTGGTGGTGTTTGATTTTCATCTTCCAGGACGTGGCATGGGGGTGGAAAAACATACTGCGATGGTGACCCTAGATGGTGAGATTTCTTCTAGCTCCATGGCAAATGCGATGGATATTAATTCAGCGCTAACAGCTGCTTTTGAAAATGAACATAGTGCGGGTGTGATCTTGCGCATCAATAGCCCTGGTGGGTCACCAGTGCAAGCAGGAATGATGAATGATGAGATTCATCGTTTGCGCAAACTGCATCCAAACAAACCGTTTTACGTAGTGGTTGAAGACATTTGTGCTTCTGGTGGTTACTACGTTGCTGTTGCCTCAGATCAAATTCTGGTAGACAAGGCCAGCTTGGTAGGCTCCATTGGTGTGATCATGGAAGGCTTTGGATTTACTGGCTTGATGGATAAGTTGGGCGTAACCCGTCGCATGATTACTGCGGGTTCAAATAAGGGCATGTTGGATCCTTTTAGCAAAGAAGAGCCCAAGCAAGTCGAGATGGTGAAAACGATGATCGATGAGATTCATCAGCAATTTATTGCTGTGGTGAAAGAGGGTCGTGGCGCTCGCTTGAAGGAAACGCCAGATTTATTCTCCGGCCGTATTTGGAATGGTGAGCAAGCCGTTAAATTAGGGTTGGTTGATGGTTACGGTACTGTAGATTCAGTAGCGCGAGATATCTTTAAAGCGCCTGATATTTTGGATTACACCCAGAAAGAAAACTTTGCAGAACGCGTTGCAAAACGTTTTGGTGCAGAAGCAGGTGCCGCAGCTGGCAAGGCTTTAGTCAAGGCGCCAGATTTGAAGTAAGCGGAATTGAATTTGAAGTGTTGATTTTCATTTAGGCCAATAGTAGAAATACTGTTGGCCTATTTTGTAAGGGCGCGCAAGCAGCTTCATTGGGGTAACGTTTTTTCCAATCGGCAATCGATAAGGTGGCAAGCATTTCCGATTGAAGGGTGAGATCGATGCCAAGGCACAACAGTGTCTGTGGCGACAAAGAATTCAAGCATGCCATCAGCATTGCGGTATTGCGATAGGGCGTTTCAATCCAAATTTGAGTTTGCTGTAATTTTCTCGATTCCGCTTCTAGCTGTTTGAGCTTGGCGCTGCGTTCATGGGTGTCATGAGGCAGGTAGCCCTGAAAAGCAAAACGTTGTCCGTTCAGGCCGCTACCCATCAAACCCAATAAGATTGAACTGGGGCCTACTAATGGCTTAACCACTGCCCCTAGTTGATACGCTGCCAGCACGAGCTCTGCACCAGGATCGGCAACACCTGGAACACCTGCTTCTGACATCAAGCCCATATCATTTCCAGCTAGTAGTGGCTTTAGTAAGTCGCTTGGTTTAACGGCATCACCATATTTTGCATTGCGTGCAGCGCCACGCCATTCACCCATTTGCATTTCTTGAATACTGCAACTTAAGGGGGTAACACTATCAATTGCTTTTAATAAAGCCCGCGCTGTTTTGGCATCTTCCACAATCCAGTGTTGAAGTTTTGCTGCTTGCGTCATCGTTTCACTTGGTAATACCCAGGGCAGTTGTTCTATGCGTGCATCATCACCTAAGGTGTTGGGAACCAAGTAGAGTGTGCCAAGTTTTGCCATAAATATTTTTTATTCTTATAAATTATTTAGTATTTGTTTTCGATGGAATAGCAAAGCCCGCATCACGCAGTAAACCCGTTAGTGCGATCAAGGGCAAGCCAATGAGTGCAGTGGGATCATCGCTTTGAATCGCCTCTAGAAGACTGATGCCTAGGCCTTCAGACTTGGCGCTACCTGCACAGTCATAAGGCTCCTCCGCAAGTAAATAGCTTTCCAGAACTTCATCGGAAAGTTTGCGAAAGGTTACCTCCGTAGGAACATTCAACGTTGTTTGTGTGTCACCTTTCATTAAGCACAAGGCTGTATGAAAGGTCACGGTGGCTCCACGCATTAATTGCAATTGCGCGAACGCTCTTTCAAAGTTGCCTGGTTTTCCAATCGCCGCACCACATAAATCTGCCACTTGATCTGAGCCTATGACCCAAGCATCTGGATGTTGTTTCGAAACTGCTGCTGCTTTTGCGTGAGCAAGTCTGAGTGCGAGGTCTAGAGTGCTTTCACCGGTGCGTGGTGTTTCATCAACCTTTGGTGAAATCACTTCAAATGGAATGCGAAGGCGCTCTAAAAGCTCGCGGCGATATTGGGAGGTGGATGCCAGGATGAGGCGTAGATTTTGGGAATTACTCATATTGCTGGTGCTTTCGCGCTGACCTTCATTTAGACTGATGTCATGAATCGTAATCAAGTTTTACCTCAAGTTCACTTATCGACCGAACCAAGCGCTTTGAAGCGGGTCGATTTTTGTGCCCCCCAGCCCTACAAAGGATCTGGATTTTTAGCTATTTCAGATTTGCCCAGGATCGCTGAGGAAGCGTCTACTGTGATCGCTGGGGACGGTTTCGAATGGCAATTGGAGACCCATTTTGAGGATTCTCCAGGCAGCGAGCCTCGCCAAATACTCGAATTAGGGCTTTCTGGGCGTTTACACCTCATTTGCCAGCGTTGTTTGCAAGATTGCGCGGTGGATTTAGCTGAAAAACGCCGTTTTGTCATGGTTGCTAGCGAGGAAGAGGCTGACAACTACCCCATGGAAGATGAGGGGCAAGATCCTTTGGTGGCTAGTCAGCATTTCAACCTCCTGGAAACCATTGAGGACGAGGTTTTACTGTCTTTGCCTCTCATTCCCAAGCATCCGGATGAATTTTGTGAGCCCCATGCCTCTATCTTCGGTGATGAGGAGGTTCTTGAGGTGTCTGAGGAGCGCGAAAATCCCTTTAACGTATTGAAAAATATGAAGAAAAACTAAGAAAATGGTCTATAAGGCATCTGTTGTTTTGACTGCTCATTGCAGATAAATCAAGCATTTAGACGCTTTTTCATGTTAGAATATCGGCTTGCTTAGGAGTCCAATATGGCCGTTCAACAAAATAAAAAATCACCTTCCAAACGTGGCATGCACCGTGCGCACGACTTTTTGACCGCACCTGCTACGGCTGTTGAAGCCACAACTGGTGAGGCTCATTTGCGCCACCACATTTCACCTAACGGCTACTATCGTGGTCGTAAAGTGGTTAAAACAAAAAACGACTAATTTTTTAGTCTAAACAGATAGAAGCGGCTCCAGTAAAAGCCGCTTTTTTCTTGGATAAATCACTTGCAGCAACTAATGACTTTATGAGCGTTACTCTTGCTATTGATGCCATGGGCGGAGATCATGGAGTCGTAGTCACGGTTCCAGCTGCCTGCGATTTCCTGGAAAAGCATTCTGATGTCAAGATCATCCTCGTTGGTGATCCCGATTTGATTAAGCAAGTCTTAGACAAATCTCCTAAGGCGCCAATTGAGCGCATTCAAATTATTGCTGCGAGTGAAGTGGTCTTAATGGATGACCCCATTGAGATCGCCCTGCGTCGTAAAAAAGATTCTTCTATGCGCGTTGCTATCGTGCAGGTAAAAGAGGGTGCTGCCGATGCGGTGGTTTCCTCAGGCAATACGGGCGCGCTCATGGCGATCTCCCGTTACATTTTGAAAACTCTGGATGGTGTCGATCGCCCAGCAATTGCTACCGCCATCCCTAATGAATTAGGGCTTGGCACGACGATGTTAGATCTCGGTGCTAATGCCGACTGTGAGCCGATGCATTTAGTGCAATTTGCGCAAATGGCAAATGTCATGGTTCAGGTGGTTGACGGCAAACCCAACCCTTCCATAGGCCTTTTAAATATAGGCGAAGAGGTGATTAAAGGTAATGAGGTGGTCAAGCAAACTAGTGAGCTCTTGCGTCAAACTAACTTAAATTTCTACGGTAACGTGGAAGGTAATGATATTTTTAAAGGCACTACCGATATCGTGGTCTGCGATGGCTTTGTTGGCAATGTAGTTTTGAAGGCAAGCGAAGGTTTAGCAAAAATGATGAGTGGTTTGATTCGTAAAGAATTTAATCGCTCCCTCTTCACAAAATTAATGGCAGTTTGTGCCATGGTCCCTTTATTACGTGTTCGTAAGCGGGTCGATCATCGTCGTTATAACGGTGCCGTATTATTAGGTTTACGTGGCTGTGTGATTAAAAGTCATGGTTCAGCCGATCGTTTTGCATTTGGATTTGCCTTGGAGCGCGCCTATGAGGCGTCGAAAAATCACATGGTGGAGCGGATTGCTGCAGCCTTCGTGGTGGAGACAACGGAATGAGTATTTTTTCAAGAATCGCGGGTACCGGAAGCTATCTGCCTGAGTTGCGTCTAACCAATCAAGATTTGGTTGAGCGTTTAGCCAAAACTGGCCTAGAAACCAGTGATGAATGGATTGCCACTCGTAGTGGTATTTCTGCACGTCACTTTGCTGCTGAAAATGAATTAACTAGCGATTTAGCGCTCAAGGCAGCTCAAGCTGCATTAAGTAGTGCTGGTATTACTTCTTCAGATTTAGATCTCATCATTTTGGCAACCTCAACCCCTGATCATTTGGGTGGTTTTCCGAGTACCGCCTGTGTAGTGCAAGATAAGTTAGGTGCCCATACCGCCTGCGCTGCTTTTGATGTGCAAGCAGTCTGCGCAGGATTTACTTATGCCTTAGCCACTGCGGATGCATTTATTCGAACAGGCTCTTACAAAAAAGTATTGGTAATCGGCGCTGAAACCTTTTCACGCATTCTGGATTTTCAAGATCGCGGTACTTGCGTGTTGTTTGGCGATGGAGCTGGTGCCGTAGTGTTAGAAGCATCTTCCGAGCCAGGCATCTTATCGACAGCCTTGCATGCTGATGGTAGTCAGCGAGATATTTTGTGTGTCCCAGGCCGCTCAGGTAATGGTGCGGTACATGGTTCTCCATTCATGACTATGGATGGTCAAGCGGTATTTAAATTGGCTGTGAAAGTCTTAGAGCAAGTAGCGCATGAAGTGTTGGCTAAAGCGAATCTCAAGCCAGAACAAATTGATTGGTTGGTACCTCATCAAGCTAACATTCGCATCATGGAGGGAACTGCCAAGAAGATGGGCATGTCGATGGATAAAGTGATTGTGACTGTGCATGAGCACGGCAATACTTCTGCTGCATCCATTCCCTTGGCGCTTGACTGTGGCATTCGCTCTGGTCAAATTCAGCGCGGTCAACACTTGCTGTTAGAGGGTGTAGGCGGTGGTTTTGCTTGGGGCGCAGTGGCACTCAAGTACTAATATTTTTCCTATTACTTATTTCTTTATTTAGCGAAAATTTCCATGACATTTGCATTCGTATTCCCTGGTCAAGGCTCTCAATCGGTTGGCATGCTCAATTCCATTGCACACCATCCTGAAGTTCGCGCTACCTTGCAAGAGGCCTCTGAGGCTTTAGGTGAAGATGTGGCCAAGTTGATTGCAGAAGGCCCTGCTGAAGCTTTGTCCTTAACCACCAATACTCAGCCGGTCATGTTGACTGCTGGTGTGGCTTTTTATCGGGCATGGTTAGCAGCAGGTGGCCCCCCTCCAAGAGTGATGGCAGGTCATAGCTTAGGTGAGTATTCAGCTTTGGTAGGGGCAGGCGTTATTTCTTTTAAAGATGCTGTTCCTTTTGTGCGTTTTCGTGCTGAAGCAATGCAAAATGCTGTACCAGTAGGTACTGGTGGCATGGCTGCAATTCTTGGTTTGGATGATGCAATAGTGATTCAGGTTTGCGCTGAAGCAAGCGCCGCTTCTAGTGCTGTAGTGGAAGCGGTAAATTTCAATGCGCCCGGACAAGTGGTGATTGCTGGTGCAAGTGATGCGGTAACTAAGGCTTGTGAGATGTTGAAAGCGGCTGGCGCAAAACGCGCTTTACCATTGCCAGTATCTGCACCATTTCATTCCTCTTTATTACAACCAGCATCTGAAAAACTCAAAGGCTATTTGGCAAACATCGAATTTAAAGCGCCCACGATTGCAGTGATTAATAACGTGGATGTTGAAATTCTGAATGAGCCACAAGCTATTAAAGATGCTCTAGTACGTCAGGCTGCCAAACCAGTGCGTTGGCATGAAACTATTCGGGCTATGGCTGGGCAAGGTGTTACGCATGTCGTTGAATGCGGGCCGGGCAAGGTTCTGGCAGGCTTAACAAAGCGTATTCATGATCAAATGACTGGCGTACCAGTATTTGATGAGGCCAGCTTAAATGAGGTGTTGGCTAGCCTGAAATAATGAGCAATTAATACAGAAAAAATACAGCGGAAGATAAATATGAATCTCGACTTAAGCGGACAAATTGCTTTAGTAACTGGCGCATCGCGCGGAATTGGTCAAGCGATTGCGGATGAATTAGTGAGCTGTGGTGCAAAGGTAATCGGTACAGCGACTTCAGAGAGTGGGGCTAATGCTATTAATGAGCGTTTGAAACCGTCTGGCGGAGCTGGCTTGGTGCTCAATGTCACTGCACCCAATGCTTGCGAAGAGATCATCGATCAGATCGTGAAAGAGTATGGCGGTATTAATATTTTGGTTAATAACGCCGGCATCACACGTGATAACTTATCCATGCGTATGAAGGGTGATGAATGGACGGACGTCATTGATACCAACTTAAGCGCCGTCTTCCGTTTATCTCAAGCAGTAATGCGTCCCATGATGAAGGCTCGTGGTGGTCGCATTATCAATATCACCTCTATCGTAGGTCATATGGGAAATCCGGGGCAGGCGAACTACGCAGCTGCAAAAGCAGGTGTTTCTGGGATGACGCGTGCCCTAGCCCGTGAAATCGGTAGCCGAAACATCACAGTGAACTGTGTCGCCCCCGGCTTTATTGATACCGATATGACCCGTGCCTTGAGTGAAGATCAGCAAAATGCCCTAAAAGTGAACATTCCTTTAGCGCGTTTGGGTAGCCCAGAGGATGTAGCCCAGGCAGTGGCCTTTTTGGCCTCTCCAGCGGCTGCCTACATTACGGGTAATACCCTACACGTCAATGGCGGACTATATTTAGCCTAACGGCAAAGCAAGGATTTAATCATTTTTCGGCGGATTTGCTGATTCGGTCCGCCAAACTGATAAAATCTTTCCATCGTTTTTACAACCCCTGGGGAAATTAATGGACAACATCGAACAACGCGTTAAGAAAATCGTCGCTGAGCAATTGGGCGTCGCAGAAGGAGATATCAAAAATGAATCTTCTTTCGTGAACGACTTGGGCGCTGACTCTCTTGACACTGTTGAGCTGGTTATGGCTTTGGAAGATGAATTCGGTATCGAAATTCCTGATGAGGAAGCTGAAAAGATCACCACAGTTCAGCTCGCGATCGACTTCGCTACATCAAAAGCTCAGGGTTAATTCCCTAGCCTAGGCATTACTGTGTCAGCATCAAATGGCCGACGCCGGGTAGTTATTACCGGCCTTGGCCTCATCTCACCTGTTGGTAATTCGGTTGACGTAGCTTGGTCTAATGTGCTCGCGGGCAAATCAGGCATTGCTACGATCACCAAGTTTGACCACACGCCGCTTAGCGTTCATTTCGCTGGAGAGGTGAAAGATTTCAATGTCGAAGAATATGTTTCTGCTAAAGAAGCGCGCCACATGGATACATTTATCCATTACGGCATTGCTGCTGGCACACAAGCAATTCGCGACAGTGGACTAGAGATTAACGAGCAAAACGCGGAACGCGTTGGCGTTATGGTGGGCTCTGGTATTGGCGGTTTGCCAATGATCGAGGAAACAGGCGCTGAGCTGTTGGCTCGCGGCCCTCGTCGCATCTCCCCGTTCTTTGTGCCCGGCTCAATCATTAATATGATTTCTGGTCATCTAAGCATTTTGTTTGGCCTCAAAGGTCCTAACGTCGCTGCAGTAACCGCTTGTACTACTGGTTTGCATAGCATTGGTTTAGCTGCACGTTTGATTCAGTATGGTGATGCTGATGTAATGGTTGCTGGTGGTGCTGAGTCCACAATCTCGGCTTTAGGTGTTGGTGGTTTTGCATCCGCAAGAGCGCTCTCTACACGTAATGATGATCCTGCAACTGCGTCACGTCCTTGGGATAGGGATCGTGATGGTTTTGTTCTGGGTGAAGGTGCTGGTGTGGTGGTGCTTGAAGAGTATGAGCACGCAA is a window of Polynucleobacter asymbioticus QLW-P1DMWA-1 DNA encoding:
- a CDS encoding RluA family pseudouridine synthase: MKPSPIPKPSKTQSAPPAVHLQTIGPEEAGQRLDNYLLRWAKGVPKSHVYRIIRSGEVRVNKKRAEPTTRLVEGDVVRVPPVRIAEPAQMAAVNTAQTKSRAQGYSDKMPILFEDEALLIVNKPAGLAVHGGSGIALGVIETLRITRPELKFLELVHRLDRDTSGVLLLAKKRSALVELHRQIREGQTDKRYYLLAHGEIEQGAQVMQLKYPLHKYLLANGERRVRVDPDGLPSHTALRVTQVFKREGAAITLAEAQLKTGRTHQIRVHLLKLGHAILGDDKYGFEDQDKLLKSKRLYLHAHLAGFTHPRTGEKMRIESPLPSEFAAMMKTFDVADVSE
- a CDS encoding HAD-IA family hydrolase; this encodes MTQTNKPERRYDLIVWDWDGTIMDSTPTIVYCIQQACRDLGFKEPDDTLASSVIGLGIHDSLRRAVPWIEPIHFQKLTDRFRYHYLAKDHELDLFVGIRELLEELRADNYLLGVATGKSRVGLDRSLKHHQIGHLFHETRTADESFSKPHPGMLLELSDVLQVPTRRILMIGDTTHDLDMAANAGVDAVAVTYGAHPPDTLKTSQSLTHVDDVTQLSAWLKSNLTAPLK
- the sppA gene encoding signal peptide peptidase SppA, giving the protein MENNPNPNWERQALEHLLLESLKETRKARRWKAVMRVLTLLVIVGVLLVVFDFHLPGRGMGVEKHTAMVTLDGEISSSSMANAMDINSALTAAFENEHSAGVILRINSPGGSPVQAGMMNDEIHRLRKLHPNKPFYVVVEDICASGGYYVAVASDQILVDKASLVGSIGVIMEGFGFTGLMDKLGVTRRMITAGSNKGMLDPFSKEEPKQVEMVKTMIDEIHQQFIAVVKEGRGARLKETPDLFSGRIWNGEQAVKLGLVDGYGTVDSVARDIFKAPDILDYTQKENFAERVAKRFGAEAGAAAGKALVKAPDLK
- a CDS encoding SAM-dependent methyltransferase gives rise to the protein MAKLGTLYLVPNTLGDDARIEQLPWVLPSETMTQAAKLQHWIVEDAKTARALLKAIDSVTPLSCSIQEMQMGEWRGAARNAKYGDAVKPSDLLKPLLAGNDMGLMSEAGVPGVADPGAELVLAAYQLGAVVKPLVGPSSILLGLMGSGLNGQRFAFQGYLPHDTHERSAKLKQLEAESRKLQQTQIWIETPYRNTAMLMACLNSLSPQTLLCLGIDLTLQSEMLATLSIADWKKRYPNEAACAPLQNRPTVFLLLA
- a CDS encoding Maf family nucleotide pyrophosphatase, with product MSNSQNLRLILASTSQYRRELLERLRIPFEVISPKVDETPRTGESTLDLALRLAHAKAAAVSKQHPDAWVIGSDQVADLCGAAIGKPGNFERAFAQLQLMRGATVTFHTALCLMKGDTQTTLNVPTEVTFRKLSDEVLESYLLAEEPYDCAGSAKSEGLGISLLEAIQSDDPTALIGLPLIALTGLLRDAGFAIPSKTNTK
- a CDS encoding YceD family protein; amino-acid sequence: MNRNQVLPQVHLSTEPSALKRVDFCAPQPYKGSGFLAISDLPRIAEEASTVIAGDGFEWQLETHFEDSPGSEPRQILELGLSGRLHLICQRCLQDCAVDLAEKRRFVMVASEEEADNYPMEDEGQDPLVASQHFNLLETIEDEVLLSLPLIPKHPDEFCEPHASIFGDEEVLEVSEERENPFNVLKNMKKN
- the rpmF gene encoding 50S ribosomal protein L32 gives rise to the protein MAVQQNKKSPSKRGMHRAHDFLTAPATAVEATTGEAHLRHHISPNGYYRGRKVVKTKND
- the plsX gene encoding phosphate acyltransferase PlsX: MSVTLAIDAMGGDHGVVVTVPAACDFLEKHSDVKIILVGDPDLIKQVLDKSPKAPIERIQIIAASEVVLMDDPIEIALRRKKDSSMRVAIVQVKEGAADAVVSSGNTGALMAISRYILKTLDGVDRPAIATAIPNELGLGTTMLDLGANADCEPMHLVQFAQMANVMVQVVDGKPNPSIGLLNIGEEVIKGNEVVKQTSELLRQTNLNFYGNVEGNDIFKGTTDIVVCDGFVGNVVLKASEGLAKMMSGLIRKEFNRSLFTKLMAVCAMVPLLRVRKRVDHRRYNGAVLLGLRGCVIKSHGSADRFAFGFALERAYEASKNHMVERIAAAFVVETTE
- a CDS encoding beta-ketoacyl-ACP synthase III, translated to MSIFSRIAGTGSYLPELRLTNQDLVERLAKTGLETSDEWIATRSGISARHFAAENELTSDLALKAAQAALSSAGITSSDLDLIILATSTPDHLGGFPSTACVVQDKLGAHTACAAFDVQAVCAGFTYALATADAFIRTGSYKKVLVIGAETFSRILDFQDRGTCVLFGDGAGAVVLEASSEPGILSTALHADGSQRDILCVPGRSGNGAVHGSPFMTMDGQAVFKLAVKVLEQVAHEVLAKANLKPEQIDWLVPHQANIRIMEGTAKKMGMSMDKVIVTVHEHGNTSAASIPLALDCGIRSGQIQRGQHLLLEGVGGGFAWGAVALKY
- the fabD gene encoding ACP S-malonyltransferase, with amino-acid sequence MTFAFVFPGQGSQSVGMLNSIAHHPEVRATLQEASEALGEDVAKLIAEGPAEALSLTTNTQPVMLTAGVAFYRAWLAAGGPPPRVMAGHSLGEYSALVGAGVISFKDAVPFVRFRAEAMQNAVPVGTGGMAAILGLDDAIVIQVCAEASAASSAVVEAVNFNAPGQVVIAGASDAVTKACEMLKAAGAKRALPLPVSAPFHSSLLQPASEKLKGYLANIEFKAPTIAVINNVDVEILNEPQAIKDALVRQAAKPVRWHETIRAMAGQGVTHVVECGPGKVLAGLTKRIHDQMTGVPVFDEASLNEVLASLK
- the fabG gene encoding 3-oxoacyl-ACP reductase FabG gives rise to the protein MNLDLSGQIALVTGASRGIGQAIADELVSCGAKVIGTATSESGANAINERLKPSGGAGLVLNVTAPNACEEIIDQIVKEYGGINILVNNAGITRDNLSMRMKGDEWTDVIDTNLSAVFRLSQAVMRPMMKARGGRIINITSIVGHMGNPGQANYAAAKAGVSGMTRALAREIGSRNITVNCVAPGFIDTDMTRALSEDQQNALKVNIPLARLGSPEDVAQAVAFLASPAAAYITGNTLHVNGGLYLA
- the acpP gene encoding acyl carrier protein — encoded protein: MDNIEQRVKKIVAEQLGVAEGDIKNESSFVNDLGADSLDTVELVMALEDEFGIEIPDEEAEKITTVQLAIDFATSKAQG
- the fabF gene encoding beta-ketoacyl-ACP synthase II, producing the protein MSASNGRRRVVITGLGLISPVGNSVDVAWSNVLAGKSGIATITKFDHTPLSVHFAGEVKDFNVEEYVSAKEARHMDTFIHYGIAAGTQAIRDSGLEINEQNAERVGVMVGSGIGGLPMIEETGAELLARGPRRISPFFVPGSIINMISGHLSILFGLKGPNVAAVTACTTGLHSIGLAARLIQYGDADVMVAGGAESTISALGVGGFASARALSTRNDDPATASRPWDRDRDGFVLGEGAGVVVLEEYEHAKARGAKIYCELLGFGMSGDAYHMTAPNMDGPRRCMLNAMRDAGLNADQIQYINAHGTSTPLGDKNETGAIKAALGDHAKKVLINSTKSMTGHLLGGAGGLESVFTILALHNQKSPPTINIFNQDPECDLDYCANTARDVKIDHAVKNNFGFGGTNGTLIFGKLT